A stretch of DNA from Candidatus Cloacimonas sp.:
ATTACTATACTGAAAAATAAAATATTAATTATCAGGAAGTATGTAGAAAATTTTATCCGGTTTTTGCGTGCATCTCCGGGCTCTTTTCTCCGGTTAATAAAATAGAATGCTACTCCTCCGAGAAGAAAATATACAAGAATTACAAAGTAGATTGTCTGTATCATTGGCTTATAATCATTATAAGTTAGACCGCATTTCCGGAATTATAAGTTGGATTGTAATATGTTCTATAGCTCCCAAAATCCCACAGATTATTATAAAATAGTAGAAAGGGGCAATAAAACCATCGGCCGCACCGGTGAGCAGATTAATCACTAAAAAGATGGAAAACAGGTTGGGGATATTAATGTTTTCTCCCTTTTTCTCAGTTGTGTTTAACATATTCATTCTGCCATACTGGTTTTGTTAACTCTTCAATCTCATTGTCATATTTCGACATTTGCTCATAATACTCCATGTCAAAAAGTATTTGCTGCGCCTCGGGGTTTTCTGCTTTGGCATCACTGGTAATGATATTTTTCATAAAGTTGTCGAAATGATCCCTGAATGAGCATGGAGTGAGCCAGTTTTCGGCTGTTTTGTGATTGTTAAGTCCATAATCGTCTTGCCATTTACGGCCTCTTTTCATCATGTCGGTCTTTAAAGCATCAACAAGGTTTTTCCCGTTATTGTAAAGGTCAATGACATTGTTGATGTAATAAGGGACAAAAACACATGGCATGATATTTCCGTTCCAGTCTATGTAGATATAACCACGGTTTCCTCCATAGGCAATACATCCGCAGGTAAGAACCCCGCTATTCCAGAAATCGGCAATACAATGCTTTTTCTGTGAAATCTGTGTCACCCACATGTTATAAAGCTTCAGACGATTTTCCGGAGAGACCACGAGATCGAATGTCTTCTTTCCGCGTCCTATTGGCAGGAACTGGAATTCCCACATATAAGTGGCTCCCTGTTCTTCAAAATAGTATTCATAGAACTTTTCAGAAAGCAAAGTATCGACATTTTTGCTTGTTGCCGTAACCGAGATTCCAAACGGAACACCTGCTTCCCGTAAATTTTTAAACGCCTCAAGTATTTTGTTGTGAATACCCTGCCCTCTTCTTTCATCGGTCTCTTTGGCAAAACCTTCTACAGATATTGCAGGAGTTACATTGCCCAACTCTGCAAGAGTGGCTGCCATTTCTTTGT
This window harbors:
- a CDS encoding radical SAM/SPASM domain-containing protein, whose amino-acid sequence is MDNLMFVKKLVKASKSGLVNKIFLKQMDSFLYKEIVQNDDHNLNEVQNKKFRFISSMLHMAMKNVRKGYVSSYAIERLSEVLVENSFFKDKNEFKEKREEFIKENGFFPPSFVTLSPTQHCNLKCTGCYANSDSKTTPTLPFEIVNRICQEVHDLYGSRFITISGGEPFLYKSDNHTLVDIFRKYNDMFFLVYTNGTLINKEMAATLAELGNVTPAISVEGFAKETDERRGQGIHNKILEAFKNLREAGVPFGISVTATSKNVDTLLSEKFYEYYFEEQGATYMWEFQFLPIGRGKKTFDLVVSPENRLKLYNMWVTQISQKKHCIADFWNSGVLTCGCIAYGGNRGYIYIDWNGNIMPCVFVPYYINNVIDLYNNGKNLVDALKTDMMKRGRKWQDDYGLNNHKTAENWLTPCSFRDHFDNFMKNIITSDAKAENPEAQQILFDMEYYEQMSKYDNEIEELTKPVWQNEYVKHN